In one window of Primulina tabacum isolate GXHZ01 chromosome 8, ASM2559414v2, whole genome shotgun sequence DNA:
- the LOC142554069 gene encoding uncharacterized protein LOC142554069, which produces MGFDIECIINIQTYPGEYFCPVCRTLIYPNEAFQSQCSHLYCKPCLSHIANGSKACPYDGYLVTETDSKPLIDSDRTLAEKIGNVKVHCLFFRSGCTWEGTLSDCISHCSECSFGNSAVICNRCGIQIVHRQVHDHAQCCTGVYEAKQATEGVPGVTSSGTALSTTTATVNITTTQSGQPHSQPHNSQNVAVNLQPGQNPNQQPIANLQAVSVLTTEHSYQQQYQQYYQQYAGYDPYQQPHQQYQHNPLHAHVQPQSHAYTQPPAPAQPQPPTQPQPHAQPQLHAQPLPLSHSHHQPQLQPYPVPQTQQQPQFQPPGQGQAQSQPPVLSQIPMQVQVPSQVQPQLRAPNQTFPPNYHVNPQQQPPYLMYPQAQIPPQIPPLPPHSQPNQLPLGVQAVSMQPAVQHPQSLSYFQPPLQTHHSHASQNHSQPQFQNQTSNQSHLQIQPASQYQNQYPQLRPPPLNQPTVSAAQPQLPHPPASSVIGHHPYQQPQTAHQMHSGVFDQTPINLRPTSGSLHPVKLHGQVPHQPAVMRPPPSHDSFPPQPPSAFLLPQSQISGAPPAHQQISAHSQPSNHLLQHGTVFQPVQQAVPQQIAQQQPFVTPVKAQFQQQSRIQQQPLQPQPRPYGPPQQSQNHDVKLMMSNEGLHPQNYPQPSSGFGAVVHTVPAQLGSTQPPANMNSVESAVLEKEDSFSGKHANPDVRVPGQGLAEKEGLGTDVRPLKEEAVMNNKLGPHEMFAIRVKEEVSEIATDKLSGAISIEANTTEGNASKEESHFMADSNLPQKVEEGLESRKEAVVVGLSTDIEKVSKYPLSKPEAQVKEQPLLTLRSPQGLGILQQPGQSLPLPIPTSHTGKAPGYFGPPPGSFEAYPRGNHVGPNEGVMSKHQSSSHLSGSVESAPHRQTHGHEPSIWRANGETDSNFGLRENLNPFPMEPFRPLEQGSITVDKSRPESSYGTGVRLNSGLNPNSRLLPPYRASVGQGHADVFGPGSGQHHAKHFPSRSPDGEYLGISPHEFVGPSRFPRGTAAFDDVNAREAHRFVEGSRSFNLPSDPVGNPFHDSRFHSMPGGQPGRGDTDGQHNLRFGEHMNRPLHNHIKSDDAFGKDGPVPLGRVDFTGPGYLPGNFLSEAAGPGIFSGNSHTGELGGPGNFNNRIPFGGSIRGDRPSIPPFGEPGIRGNYPLQGFPNPGGFAGEVDSFDQSRKRRPISMGWCRICVFDCQTVEGLEMHSQTREHQKMAMDMVKTIKQRNKKKQRSFAGHMGYDGGNRSKKVGANGRGNKP; this is translated from the exons ATGGGTTTCGATATAGAGTGCATAATAAACATCCAAACCTATCCAGGGGAGTATTTTTGTCCTGTTTGTCGTACACTTATTTATCCAAATGAAGCGTTTCAGTCACAGTGCAGTCACCTATACTGCAAACCTTGCTTGTCACACATTGCAAATGGTAGCAAGGCATGCCCTTATGATGGATACTTGGTGACCGAGACGGATTCTAAG CCGCTAATAGATTCTGACAGAACACTGGCGGAAAAGATTGGAAATGTTAAGGTGCACTGTCTATTCTTCAGAAGTGGTTGCACATGGGAGGGTACTCTATCAGATTGTATTTCTCATTGTTCTGAGTGTTCCTTTGGAAATTCGGCTGTTATATGTAACAGATGTGGCATCCAAATTGTTCATCGCCAAGTACACGATCACGCACAGTGTTGCACG GGAGTGTATGAAGCAAAACAGGCTACAGAAGGCGTTCCAGGTGTAACTAGCTCTGGCACAGCTTTGTCCACAACCACTGCAACTGTAAACATCACTACAACTCAATCTGGCCAACCACATTCTCAGCCCCATAATAGTCAGAACGTTGCTGTTAATCTGCAGCCTGGACAAAATCCCAATCAACAACCTATTGCTAACCTTCAGGCTGTTTCTGTGCTAACTACAGAGCATTCTTATCAGCAACAATACCAGCAATACTATCAGCAATATGCTGGATATGATCCTTACCAACAGCCTCATCAGCAATACCAGCACAATCCACTGCATGCACATGTACAGCCCCAGTCTCATGCATACACCCAGCCCCCAGCCCCCGCCCAGCCCCAGCCGCCTACCCAGCCCCAGCCGCATGCCCAGCCCCAGCTGCATGCTCAGCCCCTGCCCCTCTCTCACAGCCACCATCAGCCTCAGCTGCAGCCTTATCCTGTCCCTCAAACACAGCAGCAGCCCCAGTTTCAACCACCAGGCCAAGGCCAAGCACAATCTCAGCCACCTGTGCTATCTCAAATTCCGATGCAGGTACAAGTTCCTTCTCAGGTGCAACCCCAGTTGCGCGCACCGAACCAAACCTTTCCTCCTAATTATCACGTCAACCCTCAACAACAACCTCCATATCTGATGTATCCCCAGGCTCAAATTCCCCCCCAAATTCCTCCCCTGCCACCTCACAGTCAGCCTAACCAGCTTCCACTCGGTGTCCAAGCGGTGAGCATGCAACCTGCTGTCCAACATCCTCAGTCGCTTTCTTATTTTCAACCTCCTTTGCAGACTCATCACTCTCATGCTTCCCAAAATCACAGTCAACCTCAATTCCAAAATCAAACTTCAAACCAGTCTCATTTGCAGATTCAGCCAGCTTCACAGTATCAGAATCAGTACCCTCAACTACGCCCTCCTCCACTTAACCAGCCAACTGTTTCTGCTGCTCAACCACAGCTGCCACATCCTCCAGCTTCTAGTGTTATAGGACATCATCCATATCAACAACCTCAGACGGCCCATCAAATGCATTCAGGTGTTTTTGATCAAACTCCGATAAATCTACGTCCCACAAGTGGGTCGTTGCATCCAGTTAAATTGCACGGTCAAGTTCCCCATCAACCTGCTGTGATGCGGCCACCCCCTTCTCATGATTCTTTTCCCCCGCAACCGCCTTCTGCATTTTTGCTGCCACAAAGTCAGATTTCTGGTGCCCCCCCAGCACACCAGCAAATTTCTGCGCACTCACAACCTTCAAACCATCTTCTTCAGCATGGTACAGTTTTTCAGCCAGTTCAACAAGCTGTACCCCAGCAAATCGCACAACAGCAGCCTTTCGTTACTCCTGTTAAGGCTCAATTTCAGCAGCAAAGTCGTATTCAACAACAGCCTCTTCAACCTCAGCCACGCCCCTATGGTCCTCCCCAGCAGTCTCAAAATCATGATGTTAAACTTATGATGTCAAATGAGGGCTTGCATCCACAAAACTATCCACAACCATCGAGTGGCTTTGGAGCTGTGGTTCACACTGTACCTGCACAACTTGGTTCAACTCAGCCACCTGCCAATATGAATTCTGTTGAATCTGCAGTACTTGAGAAGGAGGATTCTTTTTCAGGTAAGCATGCAAATCCAGATGTTAGGGTACCAGGTCAGGGGCTTGCTGAAAAGGAAGGCCTTGGAACTGATGTTAGGCCCTTGAAAGAAGAAGCCGTTATGAATAACAAATTGGGACCACATGAAATGTTTGCTATTAGGGTGAAGGAGGAGGTTAGTGAGATCGCGACAGATAAATTATCTGGTGCCATATCCATCGAGGCAAACACTACAGAAGGTAATGCCTCTAAAGAAGAGAGCCATTTTATGGCAGACTCAAATTTGCCCCAGAAGGTAGAGGAGGGACTTGAAAGTCGGAAGGAGGCTGTAGTTGTGGGTCTGTCTACTGATATTGAGAAAGTTTCCAAGTACCCTCTCTCCAAGCCTGAAGCACAAGTCAAAGAGCAACCTCTATTGACACTAAGGTCGCCCCAAGGATTGGGAATTTTGCAGCAACCCGGGCAATCTCTTCCCCTCCCTATCCCGACATCCCATACTGGGAAGGCTCCTGGTTATTTTGGGCCTCCACCTGGAAGTTTTGAGGCTTATCCACGTGGGAACCATGTTGGACCTAATGAAGGTGTCATGTCGAAACATCAAAGCTCCTCTCACCTGTCTGGGTCTGTTGAGAGTGCTCCTCATAGGCAGACTCATGGGCATGAGCCAAGTATTTGGAGGGCTAATGGGGAAACTGACTCAAACTTTGGCTTACGGGAGAATTTGAATCCATTTCCGATGGAGCCATTTCGGCCTCTTGAACAAG GTTCAATTACGGTTGATAAATCACGACCTGAGTCATCTTATGGCACTGGAGTGAGATTAAATTCAGGATTAAATCCAAATTCGAGACTCTTGCCTCCATATCGTGCTTCGGTTGGACAGGGTCATGCTGATGTCTTTGGACCTGGATCTGGACAACATCATGCAAAACATTTCCCTTCCCGCAGTCCAGATGGGGAGTATCTTGGCATATCTCCTCATGAATTTGTTGGGCCTTCCAGATTTCCTCGAGGCACCGCTGCTTTTGATGATGTTAATGCCAGGGAAGCACATAGGTTTGTTGAAGGTTCCAGATCTTTCAATCTACCTTCAGACCCTGTTGGAAATCCTTTTCATGATAGCAGGTTTCACTCTATGCCTGGTGGTCAACCGGGGAGAGGTGACACTGACGGTCAACACAATTTGAGATTTGGAGAGCATATGAATCGTCCACTCCACAACCATATCAAGAGTGACGATGCTTTTGGAAAAGATGGGCCAGTCCCCTTAGGGAGGGTGGACTTCACGGGCCCTGGATATTTGCCTGGTAATTTTTTGTCCGAGGCTGCTGGACCTGGTATCTTTTCTGGTAACTCCCATACAGGAGAATTGGGTGGACCAGGAAATTTTAACAATCGAATACCATTTGGTGGATCTATTAGAGGTGACAGACCAAGTATTCCACCTTTTGGGGAGCCTGGTATAAGGGGCAACTATCCACTTCAAGGATTTCCTAATCCTGGAGGCTTTGCA GGTGAGGTGGATTCTTTTGACCAATCAAGGAAGAGGAGGCCTATCAGCATGGGTTGGTGTAGGATTTGTGTGTTTGATTGCCAGACTGTGGAGGGGCTAGAAATGCATTCTCAAACTAGAGAACACCAGAAGATGGCTATGGATATGGTAAAAACCATCAAGCAAAGAAATAAAAAGAAGCAGAG ATCTTTCGCTGGGCATATGGGTTATGATGGAGGAAACAGGAGTAAAAAAGTGGGTGCTAATGGCCGTGGGAACAAACCTTGA